A window of Prevotella fusca JCM 17724 genomic DNA:
CGCCAGTTGCGTGAGGCTGTTAGTGCTGACAAGGCTGGCAGAGTGGCTTCTGTGAAGGATATCCTTGCTGAGTTAGAGCGTGATGCTGACGAGATGTGTCTCGCTGAGTGTCTCTATCGTGAGGGAACACTACCTAAGCGCATCTGTCACTGCGACACAAAGGTGAACAACATGATGTTTGATGCAGATGGTAAGGTGCTCTGTGTTATCGACCTCGATACCGTAATGCCAAGTTTTATCTTCTCTGATTATGGCGACTTCTTGCGCACTGGTGCTAATCACGTGGCTGAGGATAGCGACAATTACGATGCCGTTGGGCTGAAGGAGGATATATTCTGTTCGTTCACAGAGGGTTATCTCAGCACTGCAGGCAACTTCCTTACACCTGTAGAAACCACTCATCTGCCATACGCTGTGGCACTCTTCCCATATATGCAGTGCGTTCGTTTCCTTGCTGATTACATCAATGGGGACATCTATTACAAGACAAAGTACGCTGAGCACAACCTCGTTCGCTCACGCAATCAGCTCTTGCTCTATCGTGACGTACGTCGTCATGACCAGATGATGGCTGATTTTGTGAAGAAAACATTGAAGCAATGAAACAACTCGAAGTAAAACTTTTGGAGTGTCAACAGGTTAAGGCTGTTGACATTCCAGCCCTTTTCAAGGATAATGGCGTATCTTACAATAAGATAGATACCGTAGACTGGGCAGCAGAATATCCTTATTGTCCAAGTGTAGAGTTTGCCATTGCCCATAAAGGTGATGCCATTCTGCTGCATTATCGGGTAGAGGAAGACTGCGTGCGTGCTGAGGCAGGCACCGACTTAGGACCAGTTTGGCAGGATTCCTGCTGTGAGTTCTTCTGCAGCCCTGATGAAGAAGGAGGTTATTACAACCTTGAAAGCAACTGTATCGGTACAGTATTGCTTTGCAATGGTAAGGGACGTGAGAATCGTACTCACGCACCAGCAGCTGCCTTAGAGCAGATTGACCGCTGGGCATCTTTGGGTCGTGAACCTTTCGAGATGAGAAAGGGACGACAGACATGGGAGCTTGCGCTTGTTGTTCCTGTTAGTTCTTACTTCCGTCATACATTAGAGAATCTCTCAGGAAAGACCATCAGAGCCAATTTCTATAAGTGTGGTGACAAGACATCTCAACCTCATTTCCTCTCATGGAATCCAATCGCCTTGCCTTCTCCAGACTTCCATTGCCCTGCTTTCTTCGGTGAATTGAAGTTTCTGTAATTAAGATAAACAGAAAATGTGTACTATAATATAGGAATGCAAGTGTATTCCTATATTATAGTACACATTTTTTATTGCTACCAGACAAACGCTTTCTTTATAAGTTTTTACTTGTATCTTACGATGATTTATAAGAATAATAACGAACGGCTTTACCTCCTTCTACCAATGTGTTGATGCCTAACACATGTGGTGCGGATGGTAAACACAAATGGTGCTGAGGGCTAACACCAATCTATAAATTGCGGATGAAGGGAGCAAGTGGGGCTAATGTGACCTGTTCGGACTTATGGTTTGCAAGACAGCAATAAGTTTTAATGTCTTGTATAACAAATAAGGGGAACTACTCATTCCCCTTTTCTTTTTCCAACAACCATGCTTTTCGGGCTATTCCACCAGCATATCCGCCCATTTTTCCATTGCTTGCCACAATCCTATGGCAGGGAATGATAATCATTAGTGGATTATGATGATTGGCATTACCTACAGCGCGGGCTGCCTTATGACGACCAATCTGACGTGCTAAATCAGCGTAGGAGAGTATTTCTCCGTAAGGGATTTGCTGCAAACCCTTCCATACAATTTGCTGAAAGGGAGTGCCGTTTAAGCGTATGGGCAGGTCGAAAACCTTTCGCTTTCCAGCGAAATACTCGGTCAGCTGACGGCAAGCCAC
This region includes:
- a CDS encoding phosphotransferase enzyme family protein encodes the protein MPNFNDVVSQFRIEGTVESVNPIGNGLINETLRVSTVDANTPDYILQRINNAIFTDVDLLQHNIEAVTAHIRHKLEAQGEKDIDRKCLRFVQATDGKTYYKDADDRYWRMSVFIPNAITKEEINPESAFCCGETFGNFQNMLVDLKEPLGETIPDFHNMELRLRQLREAVSADKAGRVASVKDILAELERDADEMCLAECLYREGTLPKRICHCDTKVNNMMFDADGKVLCVIDLDTVMPSFIFSDYGDFLRTGANHVAEDSDNYDAVGLKEDIFCSFTEGYLSTAGNFLTPVETTHLPYAVALFPYMQCVRFLADYINGDIYYKTKYAEHNLVRSRNQLLLYRDVRRHDQMMADFVKKTLKQ
- a CDS encoding carbohydrate-binding family 9-like protein — encoded protein: MKQLEVKLLECQQVKAVDIPALFKDNGVSYNKIDTVDWAAEYPYCPSVEFAIAHKGDAILLHYRVEEDCVRAEAGTDLGPVWQDSCCEFFCSPDEEGGYYNLESNCIGTVLLCNGKGRENRTHAPAAALEQIDRWASLGREPFEMRKGRQTWELALVVPVSSYFRHTLENLSGKTIRANFYKCGDKTSQPHFLSWNPIALPSPDFHCPAFFGELKFL
- a CDS encoding methylated-DNA--[protein]-cysteine S-methyltransferase, with protein sequence MRFCRYPSPLGNLLIAEEGDAVVYCQWEDSVDERIIATWEEDKEQQNALLTVACRQLTEYFAGKRKVFDLPIRLNGTPFQQIVWKGLQQIPYGEILSYADLARQIGRHKAARAVGNANHHNPLMIIIPCHRIVASNGKMGGYAGGIARKAWLLEKEKGNE